From the genome of Archangium lipolyticum, one region includes:
- a CDS encoding TetR/AcrR family transcriptional regulator — translation MAILEAAQECFLQFGFAKTSLDDIARRAGISRPLIYRKFKNKEDIFAALFEHMFEGRYPRAEQVLLGPGSKQDKLMKVCEILLLEPWDQLVGAPMAAEFYEACERLLPEVEARHQRLWLKYTQAVLESKELSELFMLAVDGLQSDLPATRVLRRRLQLLIERFVS, via the coding sequence GTGGCGATCCTAGAGGCCGCGCAGGAGTGCTTCCTCCAGTTCGGGTTCGCGAAGACCTCGCTCGACGACATCGCCAGGCGGGCGGGCATCTCGCGGCCGCTCATCTACCGGAAGTTCAAGAACAAGGAGGACATCTTCGCCGCGCTCTTCGAGCACATGTTCGAGGGCCGCTACCCACGTGCCGAGCAAGTCCTGCTCGGGCCGGGCAGCAAGCAGGACAAGCTGATGAAGGTCTGCGAAATCCTGCTGCTCGAGCCGTGGGACCAGCTGGTGGGGGCCCCCATGGCGGCCGAGTTCTACGAGGCCTGCGAGCGGCTACTCCCGGAGGTCGAGGCCAGGCACCAGCGGCTGTGGCTCAAGTACACGCAGGCGGTGCTGGAATCGAAGGAGCTCTCCGAGCTGTTCATGCTCGCGGTGGACGGGTTGCAGTCGGACCTGCCAGCGACGCGCGTGCTGCGCCGCCGCCTGCAGTTGCTCATCGAGCGCTTCGTGTCGTGA
- a CDS encoding energy transducer TonB family protein, whose translation MPDSRRRLLLTLALSLGLHAVAWLWLESRRAPPDEQRARAPVPATLQFVEVEVAPPPEPPKPPPPGPPPPPRPPRPKPSAVAQAPKPPPTRVETAPPPVEPPAVAGNPAPPSGDMPRADAPHAEGPRLGASRLLPSPSLSWSPEGGVAVPDAGVPVPSTPEEKVADMVMEGVRRGKVDRGLVHPYFSELGKSLLKSWDAERAVSAKGLQGFLDQTRGNSKEWIRVWQDRASAYANTGSPLDTDAPAANDRPPPGGDPTLGMRRTLRKQMREDFRATRRATVRVVQDTQGKLLSVELVTPSNDIQVDREALVDIRAAAERLPIPPPEALQGRTQLVSLWQIELIISISPPVPTVSIEFDAEMKLTDLRLPLDRRLYKRVRLLEVR comes from the coding sequence ATGCCGGACTCCCGCCGCCGACTGCTGCTCACGCTCGCCCTCAGCCTCGGGCTGCACGCCGTGGCGTGGCTGTGGCTGGAGTCCCGGCGGGCCCCGCCCGATGAGCAGCGGGCTCGGGCTCCCGTGCCGGCGACACTCCAGTTCGTCGAGGTGGAGGTGGCTCCGCCGCCCGAGCCGCCCAAGCCTCCGCCACCGGGTCCCCCGCCTCCGCCAAGGCCTCCCCGTCCCAAGCCGTCCGCCGTGGCGCAGGCCCCGAAGCCACCGCCCACGCGTGTCGAGACCGCGCCCCCTCCGGTCGAGCCTCCCGCCGTCGCCGGGAACCCCGCGCCCCCGAGTGGGGACATGCCTCGCGCGGATGCTCCTCATGCGGAGGGTCCCCGCCTGGGCGCCTCACGGTTGCTGCCCTCACCGTCGCTGTCGTGGAGCCCCGAGGGAGGTGTCGCCGTACCAGACGCGGGCGTGCCGGTGCCCTCCACGCCGGAGGAGAAGGTGGCCGACATGGTGATGGAGGGCGTGCGCCGAGGGAAGGTGGACAGGGGTCTCGTGCACCCCTACTTCTCCGAGCTGGGCAAGTCCCTGCTGAAGAGCTGGGACGCCGAGCGCGCCGTCTCCGCCAAGGGGCTCCAGGGCTTCCTCGATCAGACCCGGGGCAACTCCAAGGAGTGGATACGCGTCTGGCAGGACCGCGCCTCGGCCTACGCCAACACGGGCTCACCACTCGATACCGATGCGCCCGCGGCGAACGATCGCCCTCCTCCCGGAGGAGATCCGACGCTCGGGATGCGCCGGACCCTGCGCAAGCAGATGCGTGAGGACTTCCGGGCCACCCGCCGCGCCACCGTGCGCGTGGTGCAGGACACCCAGGGAAAGCTGCTCAGCGTGGAGCTCGTCACGCCCAGCAACGACATTCAGGTGGACCGGGAGGCCCTCGTCGACATCCGTGCCGCCGCCGAGCGTCTCCCCATCCCTCCCCCCGAGGCTCTCCAGGGCCGCACGCAACTGGTGAGCCTCTGGCAGATCGAGCTCATCATCTCCATCAGCCCGCCCGTGCCCACCGTCAGCATCGAGTTCGACGCGGAGATGAAGCTCACGGACCTGCGGCTGCCGCTCGACCGCCGCCTCTACAAACGCGTGCGGCTGCTCGAGGTGCGCTAA
- a CDS encoding alpha/beta fold hydrolase: MRKLLLISCLLLSPGCASTPSVPVTGSPAGADSLHQVKRVKVAEGVELEVLDFGGQGPALVFLSGLGNTGHVFDGLAPEFTTSHHVYAFTRRGFGSSSWPDTGYDTATLGRDVVRALDGLGIGKVSLAGHSMAGDEMTWVGRQHPERIDKLVFLDATDDRAEISEFLRSFSNPPMPTVSLDGLPSRDAAAAALARDLGGPVPDHEIDLGHEFDPSTGRYLRPRRRPDVVEQMLREVAKADFSALCAPALSLFDGEGFPQWLEFVAGLESTPADFREKARAFLPELRRSTAEKDAALRKLPGWKLVMLENARHYIWLTNRAEVVREMRAFLAP; encoded by the coding sequence ATGCGAAAGCTCCTCTTGATCTCCTGTCTGCTCCTGTCGCCTGGCTGTGCTTCCACCCCGTCGGTACCGGTGACGGGGTCCCCCGCTGGCGCCGATTCACTGCACCAGGTGAAGCGCGTGAAGGTCGCCGAGGGTGTCGAGCTCGAGGTGCTCGACTTCGGCGGGCAGGGCCCGGCGCTCGTGTTCCTGTCGGGCCTGGGCAACACCGGCCACGTGTTCGACGGGCTCGCGCCCGAGTTCACCACGAGTCACCACGTCTACGCCTTCACGCGTCGTGGGTTCGGTTCTTCGAGCTGGCCCGACACGGGCTATGACACCGCCACGCTGGGCCGGGATGTGGTTCGCGCGCTCGACGGCCTGGGAATCGGCAAGGTGTCGCTCGCGGGCCACTCCATGGCGGGGGACGAGATGACCTGGGTGGGGCGCCAACACCCGGAGCGCATCGACAAGCTGGTCTTCCTGGACGCGACGGATGACAGGGCCGAGATCTCCGAGTTCCTGAGGAGCTTCTCGAATCCGCCCATGCCCACCGTCTCCCTCGACGGCCTGCCGTCACGCGATGCCGCCGCGGCCGCCCTCGCGCGTGACCTGGGCGGCCCCGTCCCCGATCACGAGATCGATCTGGGCCACGAGTTCGACCCCAGCACGGGCCGCTACCTGCGCCCGCGCCGGCGCCCGGATGTGGTGGAACAGATGCTCCGGGAGGTGGCGAAGGCGGACTTCTCCGCACTGTGCGCGCCCGCGCTCTCCCTGTTCGACGGAGAGGGATTCCCCCAGTGGCTGGAGTTCGTTGCTGGCCTCGAGAGCACGCCCGCCGACTTCCGGGAGAAGGCGAGGGCTTTCCTGCCCGAGCTGCGACGGAGCACGGCCGAAAAGGATGCCGCGCTGCGGAAGCTGCCGGGCTGGAAGCTGGTGATGCTCGAGAACGCGCGGCATTACATCTGGCTCACGAACCGGGCCGAGGTCGTGCGGGAGATGCGCGCCTTCCTCGCGCCTTGA
- a CDS encoding LysR family transcriptional regulator: MHGIYEKDLDLNLIRVFVVVAEAGSVTEAASRLYLTQPAVSAALRRLTATVGAPLFVRAGRGLALTTRGQRLFASARPHLQALVEAAVSPVAFDPKTSERTVRLGLSDANEAWLLPLLLRVLAEEAPRMKLIVMPVQFRTIEEALVSSAVDLAVTVADELPADMRRLTLFVGGFVCLFDPRHARLGKRLTLERYLEHEHVIVSYNGDLRGVVEDTFGIQRRVRVSVPTFQSIGALVEGSALLATVPERVAREITSLRPNLRMTMLPVEMKLEGAPMELLWRSTVEDDEAIRFMRDLVVRVSETEARPRGV, translated from the coding sequence ATGCACGGCATCTATGAGAAGGATCTCGATCTCAACCTGATCCGAGTCTTCGTCGTCGTGGCGGAGGCGGGAAGTGTCACGGAGGCCGCGAGCCGCCTCTACCTCACGCAACCCGCGGTGAGCGCGGCGCTCCGGCGCCTCACGGCGACGGTGGGGGCGCCACTCTTCGTGCGCGCGGGACGTGGACTCGCGCTCACGACGCGCGGGCAGCGCCTGTTCGCCTCGGCGCGGCCGCACCTTCAGGCGCTCGTCGAGGCGGCCGTCTCTCCGGTGGCGTTCGATCCGAAGACGAGCGAGCGGACCGTGCGGCTCGGTCTCTCGGACGCGAACGAGGCGTGGCTCCTCCCGCTGCTCCTTCGGGTGCTCGCCGAGGAGGCGCCACGCATGAAGCTCATCGTGATGCCAGTCCAGTTCCGCACCATCGAGGAAGCGCTGGTCTCCTCGGCGGTGGACCTCGCGGTGACGGTGGCGGACGAGCTGCCGGCCGACATGCGGCGCCTCACGCTGTTCGTCGGAGGCTTCGTCTGTCTCTTCGACCCGAGGCATGCCCGGTTGGGGAAGCGCCTGACACTGGAGCGCTACCTCGAGCACGAGCACGTCATCGTTTCGTACAACGGGGACCTGCGAGGCGTCGTCGAGGACACCTTCGGCATCCAGCGGCGCGTGCGGGTGTCGGTGCCGACGTTCCAGAGCATCGGTGCCCTCGTGGAGGGCAGCGCCCTGCTCGCCACGGTGCCCGAGCGGGTCGCACGCGAGATCACCTCACTGCGCCCGAATCTCCGCATGACGATGCTGCCGGTGGAGATGAAACTGGAGGGCGCGCCGATGGAGCTCCTCTGGCGGAGCACGGTCGAGGACGACGAGGCCATCCGCTTCATGCGCGACCTGGTGGTCCGCGTGAGCGAAACGGAAGCCCGGCCGCGCGGTGTGTGA
- a CDS encoding MBL fold metallo-hydrolase translates to MKVRKGLARAALGGVALLAVALAAIAADAWPALGKRAEGERRTRMERSPQWKDGHFENPQPLWNDVWGSVTSMFDSSPNLGPSEPPPTVAGDRRRFATPPATGLRVTWLGHSTALIEIDGHRVLMDPVWSERASPLTWVGPKRWYSPPIALEELTPVDAVVISHDHYDHLDHSTLLAMKDWDTTFVVPLGVGAHLASWGIPEARIVELDWWDRTRVRGLDIVATPSRHASGRTVIDKDATLWAGFALLGAHHRAYYSGDTGLFPAMKDIGERLGPFDVTMIEVGQYNKAWPDWHIGPEQAVLAHRMVRGRVLLPVHWGLFTLALHGWTEPIERVLAAAGTGDTVVVPKPGQSIEPGAPPPFERWWPDLAWETATQHPIVSTKLD, encoded by the coding sequence ATGAAGGTTCGTAAAGGGCTGGCCCGCGCGGCACTGGGAGGGGTAGCGCTGCTGGCCGTGGCCCTGGCCGCCATCGCCGCCGACGCGTGGCCCGCGCTGGGCAAGCGCGCGGAAGGGGAGCGGCGCACGCGGATGGAGCGCTCGCCTCAGTGGAAGGACGGGCACTTCGAGAACCCCCAGCCGCTCTGGAACGATGTGTGGGGCTCCGTTACGAGCATGTTCGACTCGAGCCCCAACCTCGGGCCTTCCGAGCCCCCGCCCACCGTGGCCGGTGACCGCCGCCGCTTCGCGACACCGCCCGCCACGGGCCTGCGCGTCACCTGGCTCGGCCACTCCACGGCGCTGATCGAGATCGACGGGCACCGCGTCCTCATGGACCCGGTGTGGAGCGAGCGGGCCTCGCCCCTGACCTGGGTGGGTCCCAAGCGCTGGTACTCGCCACCCATCGCGCTCGAAGAGCTGACCCCGGTCGACGCGGTGGTCATCTCGCACGACCACTATGACCACCTGGACCATTCCACCCTCCTGGCGATGAAGGACTGGGACACCACCTTCGTGGTGCCGCTCGGGGTGGGCGCGCACCTCGCGTCGTGGGGCATCCCCGAGGCGCGCATCGTCGAGCTCGACTGGTGGGACCGCACGCGGGTGCGCGGGCTCGACATCGTCGCCACTCCGTCGCGCCACGCGTCGGGGCGCACGGTCATCGACAAGGACGCGACGCTGTGGGCCGGCTTCGCCCTGCTCGGCGCCCATCATCGCGCGTACTACTCGGGTGATACGGGGCTTTTCCCGGCGATGAAGGACATCGGCGAGCGCCTGGGGCCCTTCGACGTGACGATGATCGAGGTGGGCCAGTACAACAAGGCCTGGCCCGACTGGCACATCGGCCCGGAGCAGGCGGTGCTCGCCCACCGGATGGTGCGGGGCCGTGTCCTGCTCCCCGTGCACTGGGGACTCTTCACCCTCGCGCTCCACGGCTGGACCGAGCCCATCGAGCGCGTGCTCGCCGCGGCCGGGACGGGCGACACCGTCGTCGTGCCCAAGCCCGGGCAGAGCATCGAGCCGGGTGCGCCGCCGCCCTTCGAGCGCTGGTGGCCGGACCTGGCATGGGAAACCGCCACGCAGCACCCCATCGTTTCCACGAAGCTCGACTGA
- a CDS encoding aldo/keto reductase: protein MSTHEAKKTQRTVKLGSTGPEVFPLGLGCMGMSGMYGATDDAESIRTIQTAIDRGVTLIDTGDFYGMGHNEMLVGRAIAGRRDRVQLSVKFGALRGPDGTWGGNDTRPVAVRNFIAYSLKRLGVEYIDIYRPARLDPNVPIEDTIGAIAELVKAGYVRHIGLSEVGVETIRRAHRVHPIVDLQIEYSLASRSPEAEIFPTLTELGLSATLYGVFSRGLLTGSKPTGPGDFRAHLPRFSGSNREKNEDSVGALQRFAQERRMTPGQLAVAWVLARQPAFVPVVGAKTVAQLEDSLGALEHPLSKEDLTALEALVKISGERYDPSQMKHLDSERH, encoded by the coding sequence ATGAGCACGCACGAGGCGAAGAAGACGCAGCGCACGGTGAAGCTGGGTTCCACGGGCCCCGAGGTATTCCCGCTGGGGCTCGGCTGCATGGGAATGTCGGGCATGTACGGCGCGACCGATGACGCCGAGAGCATCCGGACGATCCAGACGGCGATCGATCGCGGCGTCACCCTGATCGACACGGGTGATTTCTACGGAATGGGCCACAACGAGATGCTCGTGGGACGAGCCATCGCCGGCCGGAGGGACCGGGTGCAGCTCTCCGTGAAGTTCGGTGCGCTCCGAGGACCCGATGGGACATGGGGCGGCAACGACACGCGCCCGGTCGCGGTGAGGAACTTCATCGCCTACAGCCTGAAGCGCCTGGGGGTGGAGTACATCGACATCTACCGCCCCGCGCGGTTGGATCCCAACGTCCCCATCGAGGACACCATCGGCGCGATCGCGGAGCTCGTGAAGGCGGGCTACGTGCGCCACATCGGCCTGTCCGAGGTCGGCGTCGAGACGATCCGCCGCGCACACCGCGTCCACCCGATCGTCGATCTACAGATCGAATACTCGCTCGCCAGCCGGAGTCCCGAGGCGGAGATCTTCCCCACGCTCACCGAGCTCGGCCTCAGCGCGACGCTCTACGGCGTCTTCTCGCGAGGCCTCCTCACCGGCAGCAAGCCGACGGGACCGGGAGACTTCCGCGCCCACCTTCCCCGCTTCTCCGGCTCGAACCGGGAGAAGAACGAGGACTCCGTGGGCGCCCTGCAGCGCTTCGCCCAGGAGCGCCGCATGACACCGGGGCAGCTCGCGGTCGCCTGGGTGCTCGCGCGCCAGCCGGCGTTCGTTCCCGTGGTCGGTGCGAAGACCGTCGCGCAGCTCGAGGACTCGCTCGGCGCCCTGGAGCATCCGCTGTCGAAGGAGGATCTCACGGCGCTCGAGGCGCTCGTGAAGATCTCCGGCGAACGCTACGACCCGAGCCAGATGAAGCACCTCGACAGCGAGCGCCACTGA